gtgtgcacacactAGGAGAGCGTGGTGCTGCTCCCCCCATCAGTCTTTAGCAGGGCCTCCCCCCCTCTTAATCcagtctctgcagagcagggctgtggttgttgcctctgttttgttttttttctactaaAGACAGCAAAGGAAGCAATGAGGAGTCTGCTagcttcttctttcccttcccattgAAAGTGCAGGCCAGCTCTATGGAGTTGGATGGAATAGGGAGAGCTTCTCAAGGGTTGTTTTGGGGGAATAGGGTTGGAAGAAAGACAGGTCCAATTTCTAATCATCATGTAGAGTGACAAGATAAAACCTTATTTGGTGCAATAAACATTCTCCATGACGGTGTACGTGAGCTTTATTATATAGCCATCTTCTAAAGGTAGTTTTCTGCCACACTTCTCATAAAGCTTCCAGCCTGCTGCCCCTCTTCTCCAGCAAGACTGGGTCTGTGTCATTGTTTCCTATGCAGTTTACATCTATGAAGTACTAGTATGGAAACTAAGGCCAGGTGTGAAATGCAGGTGTCCTCTTAGGAGACAAGAAATCCCCCATCAACCATTAGTGAGCTGCCAGTTGTCATAGCGCTCTTGTCACTCAGCAGGAAGAGAATGCTGTTCACTACATCATCCACCTCTGGAATCAAACACAGAGAACATCCGATGCACCCCTCAAATTGTACTAGAGAAACAAACATCCCCAAAAGTATGCTTTGGCCTCTAGGCGTAATGGGAGCAGGCAAATATCTCCACCCCCAGCCTGTGCTTGACACAGCATACAGGGCAGTGTGGCTGAGAGCTGGATATCAAAAAGTCCTTGTTGTGATCAAGTGATAGTTCAAAGCAAGTGCTTATGCTCCCCTCCCAGGCATACTGTGCATTTCACTTCTTCTAACATAAGAGGGCTgtagaggagaggagatgaggTTGATTCTCATCCTGTCCTCATCAAATGCTTCAGGAATTCAACCACAGCCATTCAGCAGAGCTGCAACTTTTCCCACAAAAGCAGCAAGTTACTTATGGCTGTGATGTCAATTAGGGAGAAGGTTTGGATACAACAAATTATACCACTGACCTGCAAACTTTCCCAGTGGAATTCGATTGATCATGGCAGCAGATTTCTGAGGGTCGCTCCAATTAATTCTCCCCATGTCAGTCATAACCACTGTGGGGTTCACAGTGTTAACCCGAATCTGGGATCAAGCAAGAGCAACAGTCTAaccaggctgctctgaagtgcTCAGGTTCAGCTTTCACGCTTTTCTTTGTCTCAGAAGGAATCCTACCTTGTGTGGTCCTAGTTCCATTGCCATTACCTTGCTCAGCATATCCAAAGCACTTTTTGTGGAACCTGCAAGAGAAGGGAAGAACACAAGGCATTTAAGCGCATAGCACTTGGTCTGGAACACACACAAGTATTTCGCCACCCAGAGCTGGCAGCCAGCAGCTTGGTGGCTGTGGGGCTCCAGCTCAGTCAGAAATATGAGGGGTGCTGCTAAACCACGCGTACGTACAGTACACAGCATGATCCCGCAGAGCACGCCGAGACGCCTGGCTCGAGACGTTCACAATAGCACCTGCCACCCCCTGTGCAATCATCTGCCGAGCCACAATCTAGAAGCAGGGGGAGAAGACAAAGGGAGATGCCAGAATTGTAACAGGAGAAATCATTATTTCATTGAGGAGGAATCTTGCTGGCTATTATGGTAGCCAAAAGAGCAGAAACATCTGGAGGAATTAAGTCCTCCCTGCCTTACACTTACAAGACAGAGTCTAAGCGAGAGCAAAGGGCAAATTGTTGGGTTAACTTTGGGTTAGTCCCTTTAGTCCCCACAGAGGGCACTTATCTCCACTATGTAGAACAGCTTAGTCACTGCTATTCATGGAAACACCTGCAGTGACAATTCTTTCTCACCTGGGAAACATGAAGCACAGCCTGAAGATTCACATCAAAAGACCTACAAATAAATCAAATTGAAAAGTTGTGGAGTGGTTGCAGGTCAGAGAGGAGTTGttttgggaagcagcagagaccaagcgctgctgctgtcctggaaACGCGGGTGGTACTCTAGAATGGGCAGGAATGGCAGCTGAGCAGCCAGAAAGAAAGGGCATGCTCCCAGCAGCAAAGCGTTCACTGGATGCAGTGGGAGGTGCACTCGTCCAGCAGGACTCTGGTCTTGAGCAGCCTGATGTAGTTCCTCTATTGAAGTTTAAACTGTGAGCCCTGGTCCTCAGCCAGTGATTCTTCCTAGGTCAATCAAACCCTTCATATGGCATTAAACCAGCAGATCTGTAGGATGGGTCACATAGGCCTTCCTTGGTCAGGTTTTTATCTGCTAGTTCTGCAGAACAGTCAGTGGAATTCATACATTTTATAGTCCAGTCACAAATGAATCCTTGATTACAAACCTGCAAAAGCCATTCTTAACACAGGGACAAAGCACGACCCGTCTTCTCAGAAGGAAGCAGACTCACCACATCCTGTATCCTAAAGCTTAGCTCCCTGACTGGAACTATGGATCTTTTGAGAAACAGATATCATGTTACTGCAGCAAGCAAATTTAATTTCACACCATAACAGTTTTATACTCCGTTACCTGGCTCTGTCTTCTCTATATCTGAATTATCTTAACAACAACTGCCTTTTGATTTAGCAGAGGTTGGGTTGCAGCTAGACTGGAAACTGAGCTTGATTAACAGTGAAAGGTGCTCCTGTG
This portion of the Lathamus discolor isolate bLatDis1 chromosome 13, bLatDis1.hap1, whole genome shotgun sequence genome encodes:
- the DCXR gene encoding L-xylulose reductase, encoding MEPPLGFRGRRALVTGAGKGIGRAVAVALSRAGARVTALSRTAADLESLAQECPGIEPLCLDLADWDATEAAVGAAGPFELLVNNAAVAVLQPFLDVTREALERSFDVNLQAVLHVSQIVARQMIAQGVAGAIVNVSSQASRRALRDHAVYCSTKSALDMLSKVMAMELGPHKIRVNTVNPTVVMTDMGRINWSDPQKSAAMINRIPLGKFAEVDDVVNSILFLLSDKSAMTTGSSLMVDGGFLVS